The DNA segment CTGGTGTTGATGGTGACGCGCCTGCTGGTCAGACTGAAATACCCGGCGCCGCCCATTGTGCCAAAACCAAAGCCGATGGTGACCGGAATGGCGCATCTTGGGCATCTGGTGATCTATCTGCTGTTTATTGTCTTGCCGATTATTGGCCTGGTGATGATGTATAACCGGGGCAATCCCTGGGTTGCGTTCGGCCTGGTGATGCCGCATGCGTCAGACGCTAATTTTGAGGTGGTGGATATGCTGAAAACCTGGCATATCACGCTGGCGAAACTGGGGTATTTTGTCATTGGCTTGCATGCCGCCGCGGCGCTGATGCATCACTACGTCTGGAAAGACAATACGCTGTTGCGCATGATGCCGCGCAAACGTTCCTGACTCTTCTCACCACCCCGCGTAATGCGGGGTTTC comes from the Citrobacter koseri ATCC BAA-895 genome and includes:
- the cybB gene encoding cytochrome b561; amino-acid sequence: MSNKYTSLQIGIHWLVFLLVIVTYCAMELRGFAPRSYRPWINMVHVSCGMTILVLMVTRLLVRLKYPAPPIVPKPKPMVTGMAHLGHLVIYLLFIVLPIIGLVMMYNRGNPWVAFGLVMPHASDANFEVVDMLKTWHITLAKLGYFVIGLHAAAALMHHYVWKDNTLLRMMPRKRS